The following proteins are co-located in the Microbacterium sp. Clip185 genome:
- a CDS encoding DHA2 family efflux MFS transporter permease subunit, which translates to MSTPSRPFALVVAATSLPMFMATLDNLVMTNALPALHTELGASVEQLQWFVNAYTLAFASTILLAAALGDRLGRRSVFLVGIAVFGIGSVLAALSTDPTQLIVARAVQGFGGAGVLPLSLALLSGGVPIQRRPLAIGIWGGVSGLGVAVGPLVGGAVMEGWNWQAIFWLNVPVAIVAIPLALYALGNDRGERARIDVVGTIVSGVGVLALVHAVVRGNDDGWGSASVVGEIAAATALILGFLVWQWRSKAPLMPLRLYRDRSFTLTNVVGIAFSFGTFGAVFLLIQYLQVVQGASPLEAALQTTPWTIAPMFVAPLAGVFSGRIGTRALMVAGLAFQAAALAWIATILSTSLDYPSLIAPFLLAGIGMGLVFAPSATALLATLGLVDHAKASGVNSTLREIGVALGTAVMTAIFVGAGGQLLPDSYVDAARPAVYVGAAVLVIAAVAALWLPAGRSARPATETPAASASASAREEVAVGV; encoded by the coding sequence GTGTCGACTCCCTCACGCCCCTTCGCCCTCGTCGTCGCTGCGACATCGCTCCCGATGTTCATGGCGACGCTCGACAACCTCGTCATGACCAACGCGCTGCCCGCGCTCCACACCGAACTCGGTGCGAGCGTCGAGCAGCTGCAGTGGTTCGTCAACGCCTACACGCTCGCGTTCGCCTCGACGATCCTGCTCGCCGCCGCCCTCGGCGATCGGCTCGGCCGACGATCGGTCTTCCTCGTCGGAATCGCCGTCTTCGGGATCGGTTCCGTACTCGCGGCCCTCAGCACCGATCCGACGCAGCTCATCGTCGCCCGAGCTGTGCAGGGCTTCGGCGGCGCAGGGGTACTCCCCCTCTCGCTCGCTCTGCTCTCGGGCGGCGTTCCCATCCAGCGCCGCCCCCTCGCCATCGGCATCTGGGGCGGCGTCTCCGGGCTCGGTGTCGCGGTGGGACCGCTCGTGGGCGGCGCCGTCATGGAGGGCTGGAACTGGCAGGCCATCTTCTGGCTGAACGTGCCCGTCGCCATCGTCGCCATTCCGCTCGCCCTCTACGCGCTCGGCAACGACCGCGGCGAGCGCGCCCGCATCGACGTCGTCGGCACGATCGTCTCCGGCGTGGGCGTACTGGCTCTCGTGCACGCGGTCGTCCGCGGCAACGACGACGGATGGGGCTCCGCATCCGTCGTCGGCGAGATCGCCGCGGCCACGGCCCTGATCCTCGGCTTCCTCGTCTGGCAGTGGCGATCGAAGGCGCCCCTCATGCCGCTGCGCCTGTACCGCGACCGCTCGTTCACCCTCACGAACGTCGTCGGCATCGCCTTCAGCTTCGGAACCTTCGGCGCCGTCTTCCTCCTCATCCAGTACCTGCAGGTCGTGCAGGGCGCCTCTCCGCTCGAGGCGGCGCTGCAGACGACGCCCTGGACCATCGCCCCGATGTTCGTCGCGCCGCTGGCCGGCGTCTTCTCGGGGCGCATCGGCACCAGGGCCCTCATGGTCGCCGGCCTCGCCTTCCAGGCGGCGGCCCTCGCCTGGATCGCGACGATCCTCTCGACCTCGCTCGACTACCCCTCTCTCATCGCGCCGTTCCTGCTCGCGGGGATCGGCATGGGACTCGTCTTCGCCCCCTCCGCGACGGCGCTGCTCGCAACCCTCGGGCTCGTCGACCACGCCAAGGCATCAGGGGTGAACTCGACCCTTCGCGAGATCGGCGTCGCGCTCGGAACCGCCGTCATGACCGCGATCTTCGTAGGCGCGGGCGGCCAGCTCCTCCCCGACTCCTACGTGGATGCGGCACGGCCCGCTGTCTACGTCGGCGCCGCCGTTCTGGTCATCGCCGCCGTCGCGGCCCTGTGGCTGCCGGCCGGCCGATCGGCGCGCCCCGCCACCGAGACGCCCGCCGCATCCGCATCCGCCTCCGCTCGCGAGGAGGTCGCTGTCGGCGTCTGA
- a CDS encoding GuaB3 family IMP dehydrogenase-related protein, with translation MDIEIGRAKRARRAYTFDDIAVVPSRRTRNPEDVSTSWTIDAFSFDIPVLGAPMDSVVSPRTAIMLGQLGGLGVLDLEGLWTRYDDPEPLLSEIATLSSVDATRRMQELYAEPIKPELVRDRLAEIRAAGVTVAGSLTPQRTQDLYETVVAAGVDLFVIRGTTVSAEHVSSVDQPLNLKKFIYDLDVPVIVGGAATYTAALHLMRTGAAGVLVGFGGGAASTTRATLGIHAPMATAVSDVAGARRDYLDESGGRYVHVIADGGVGTSGDIVKALAMGADAVMLGVALARATDAPGQGFHWGPEAHHPKLPRGNRVKVDQVASLEEVLYGPAPVADGTANLIGALRKSMATTGYSDLKEFQRVEVVVAPYGR, from the coding sequence ATGGACATCGAGATCGGCCGCGCCAAGCGGGCCCGGCGCGCGTACACCTTCGACGACATCGCCGTGGTGCCGTCGCGCCGCACGCGCAACCCCGAGGATGTTTCGACCTCGTGGACGATCGACGCCTTCTCGTTCGACATCCCGGTGCTCGGCGCCCCGATGGACTCGGTGGTGAGCCCCCGCACCGCGATCATGCTCGGCCAGCTGGGCGGGCTGGGCGTGCTCGATCTCGAGGGCCTGTGGACGCGCTACGACGACCCGGAGCCGCTGCTGTCCGAGATCGCGACGCTGTCCTCGGTCGATGCGACGCGGCGGATGCAGGAGCTGTACGCCGAGCCGATCAAGCCCGAACTCGTGCGCGACCGCCTCGCGGAGATCCGCGCCGCGGGTGTGACGGTGGCAGGCTCCCTGACGCCGCAGCGCACGCAGGACCTCTACGAGACGGTCGTCGCCGCAGGGGTCGACCTCTTCGTCATCCGCGGTACAACGGTCTCGGCCGAGCACGTCTCCTCCGTCGATCAGCCGCTGAACCTCAAGAAGTTCATCTACGACCTCGACGTGCCCGTCATCGTCGGAGGAGCGGCCACATACACCGCAGCCCTGCACCTCATGCGCACGGGTGCGGCCGGTGTGCTGGTCGGCTTCGGCGGGGGAGCGGCCTCGACCACGCGCGCGACGCTCGGCATCCACGCGCCGATGGCCACCGCGGTCTCCGACGTCGCCGGCGCGCGCCGCGACTACCTCGACGAGTCCGGCGGGCGCTACGTCCACGTCATCGCCGACGGCGGCGTGGGCACATCGGGTGACATCGTCAAGGCGCTCGCGATGGGCGCCGACGCCGTCATGCTCGGCGTCGCGCTCGCTCGGGCGACGGATGCCCCGGGTCAGGGCTTCCACTGGGGCCCCGAGGCCCACCACCCCAAGCTGCCGCGCGGCAACCGTGTCAAGGTCGATCAGGTCGCATCCCTCGAAGAGGTGCTCTACGGGCCGGCGCCGGTCGCCGACGGCACGGCGAACCTCATCGGGGCCCTGCGCAAGTCGATGGCCACGACCGGATACTCCGACCTCAAGGAGTTCCAGCGGGTCGAGGTCGTCGTCGCCCCCTACGGACGCTGA
- a CDS encoding TetR/AcrR family transcriptional regulator, whose product MASETMASKKRLSSEERRALITEAAIAVFGAKGYVGTTTDDVARAADISQPYVVRLFGTKEQLFLAAFDETLRLLFEAFERAAGAGVDDEIEARMGHEYIGLLRVRGLHQTLSHAFLLGAHPVIGPRARDGFARVWQYVRDLGLSTARAQEFLAQGMLINTMIGLRVADESEGDPRISDLFAACFPRDKATVLALAPRVDEPW is encoded by the coding sequence ATGGCTTCCGAAACGATGGCGTCGAAGAAGCGATTGAGCTCCGAGGAGCGCCGCGCGCTGATCACGGAGGCCGCGATCGCCGTGTTCGGAGCGAAGGGGTACGTCGGCACAACCACCGACGACGTCGCACGCGCGGCCGATATCTCGCAGCCCTACGTGGTGCGACTGTTCGGCACGAAGGAGCAGCTGTTCCTCGCGGCCTTCGATGAGACGTTGCGGTTGCTGTTCGAGGCCTTCGAACGTGCGGCCGGTGCGGGCGTGGACGATGAGATCGAGGCGCGGATGGGGCACGAGTACATCGGCCTGCTGCGCGTGCGCGGGCTCCACCAGACCCTCTCGCATGCGTTCCTGCTCGGCGCCCATCCGGTCATCGGCCCGCGTGCGCGCGACGGATTCGCCCGGGTATGGCAGTACGTGCGGGATCTCGGACTGTCCACTGCTCGCGCGCAGGAGTTCCTGGCGCAGGGCATGCTGATCAACACGATGATCGGTCTGCGGGTCGCCGACGAATCCGAGGGTGATCCTCGCATCTCCGATCTGTTCGCCGCGTGCTTCCCGCGCGACAAGGCGACCGTGCTCGCGCTCGCTCCGCGCGTCGACGAACCGTGGTGA